Proteins encoded by one window of Desulfobaculum bizertense DSM 18034:
- a CDS encoding TIGR03960 family B12-binding radical SAM protein, giving the protein MRALLPLFNGPSRYLGSEPGSVHKKPELVEVRMALAFPDLYEVGMSYLGQKILYGIINDRKEFWAERVFTPSEDVAQILRDHDEPLCTMESDTPLKDMDVVGFHVTHELCYTNILFMLELGGIPIKAAERAELPLSEAPLVMAGGGCTFNAEPIADFMDFMILGDGEEVQMSVLDFVGKAKRQGMSRREVLEEMRHIPGVYVPAFFESPGGDTEPKPLFEDYTFVEKAIVEDMEKTPFPTKHIVPFAQPIHDRFAIEIARGCTRGCRFCQAGVLYRPARERDPHTLDALIQEGLASTGFEDLSFLSLSTGDYSALEHLFEQSFSRCRREQIAISLPSLRVGSVSERIMELMASIRRTGATVAPEAGSQRLRDVINKGVTEEGLLTHAKKLFDNGWQNIKLYFMLGLPTETFEDLDAIVELCEKVRDVAGKDMKRLQVTAAVSPFVPKPHTAFQWERQLTMDEVRERVQYLRDKIASTKRIKLRWHMPEMSFLEGIFSRGDRRLAPVVEAAYRKGALFASWTDKLRLEPWLEAMEDAGLEPLDFLAARDENAPLPWDHLHSGVRKKYLQTELKRAREVRLTPDCRYHACRNCGVCNMDGRKTELERQGKLKEIHPRVVFKDRDQCDATAESNTHATTQVSPHGVEPVRDEVPVQQQSKKGGKPKPPSLGKLAEKAAHYRIWHTKLGLSRFVSQVEMQLMLERVMRRARIPVSFSAGFHPLPRMSFGMALPVGVESEQEWFNLFLREPMEAGELARRLSSELPAGFDVVRIEPLSLGKKQPQPVVEDFVLNFLNAEKASQWIQQWNKAMEQDEILWTRETKKGPRTVDIRKIVGRFESPAPTTLVLRFDWRVKYVNPMRLILAILPDLQQNEFLLRKVNQWMEAPTE; this is encoded by the coding sequence ATGCGAGCTTTACTCCCACTGTTTAACGGCCCTAGCCGCTACCTTGGTTCCGAACCCGGTTCTGTTCATAAAAAGCCGGAGCTGGTCGAGGTGCGTATGGCGCTGGCATTCCCTGACCTTTATGAGGTTGGCATGTCTTACCTTGGACAGAAAATTCTGTACGGTATTATCAATGACCGTAAAGAGTTCTGGGCCGAGCGCGTCTTTACCCCGTCCGAGGACGTTGCACAGATCCTGCGCGATCACGACGAACCGCTGTGTACAATGGAGTCCGATACTCCTCTGAAAGACATGGACGTTGTTGGTTTTCACGTGACGCACGAGCTGTGCTACACCAATATCCTGTTCATGCTGGAGCTTGGAGGCATTCCGATTAAGGCTGCCGAGCGCGCAGAGCTGCCGCTTTCCGAGGCTCCGCTTGTTATGGCTGGTGGTGGCTGTACCTTCAATGCTGAGCCAATTGCAGATTTCATGGACTTCATGATCCTTGGTGATGGTGAAGAAGTGCAGATGTCTGTTCTGGACTTCGTGGGCAAAGCCAAGCGACAGGGCATGAGCCGTCGCGAAGTGCTGGAAGAAATGCGCCACATCCCGGGCGTGTACGTCCCTGCTTTCTTTGAAAGCCCGGGCGGAGACACTGAGCCAAAGCCTCTTTTTGAGGACTATACTTTTGTGGAGAAGGCTATCGTTGAGGATATGGAAAAAACACCATTCCCAACAAAGCACATTGTGCCTTTTGCTCAGCCTATCCATGACCGATTTGCTATTGAAATTGCTCGTGGCTGTACCCGTGGCTGCCGTTTCTGTCAGGCTGGTGTGCTGTACCGTCCCGCACGTGAGCGCGACCCGCACACTCTGGATGCCCTGATTCAGGAAGGCCTTGCCTCCACTGGTTTTGAAGATCTTTCTTTCCTGTCACTCTCTACTGGTGACTACTCTGCTCTTGAGCATTTGTTCGAGCAGAGTTTTAGCCGCTGTCGCCGTGAGCAGATCGCTATTTCCCTTCCGTCCCTACGCGTTGGTTCCGTGAGTGAGCGCATCATGGAGCTGATGGCAAGCATTCGCCGCACTGGTGCCACTGTTGCGCCAGAGGCAGGAAGCCAGCGCCTTCGTGACGTCATCAACAAGGGCGTTACCGAAGAGGGCCTTCTGACTCACGCCAAGAAACTTTTCGACAACGGCTGGCAGAACATCAAGCTGTACTTCATGCTTGGCCTTCCCACAGAAACCTTTGAAGATCTCGACGCGATTGTTGAGCTGTGTGAAAAGGTTCGTGACGTTGCAGGCAAGGATATGAAGCGCCTCCAGGTGACTGCCGCTGTTTCTCCGTTTGTGCCCAAGCCGCACACCGCGTTCCAGTGGGAACGGCAGCTGACTATGGACGAAGTCCGTGAGCGTGTGCAGTACCTGCGCGACAAGATCGCCAGCACCAAGCGCATCAAGCTGCGTTGGCACATGCCAGAAATGAGCTTCCTCGAAGGTATTTTCTCTCGTGGTGACCGTCGTCTCGCTCCGGTTGTTGAGGCTGCGTATCGCAAGGGTGCTCTGTTTGCGAGCTGGACGGACAAGCTCCGCCTTGAGCCGTGGCTTGAAGCAATGGAAGACGCAGGGCTTGAGCCTTTGGATTTCCTTGCTGCTCGCGACGAGAACGCTCCGCTTCCGTGGGATCATCTCCATTCCGGTGTACGCAAGAAGTATCTCCAGACTGAACTCAAGCGCGCCAGGGAAGTTCGCCTGACTCCTGACTGTCGCTATCACGCCTGCCGAAACTGTGGCGTCTGCAACATGGACGGCCGCAAGACTGAGCTGGAGCGTCAGGGCAAGCTGAAAGAAATTCACCCGCGCGTCGTGTTTAAGGATCGTGACCAGTGTGACGCTACTGCCGAGTCCAACACGCATGCGACAACGCAGGTTTCTCCTCATGGCGTTGAGCCGGTTCGCGACGAGGTGCCTGTGCAGCAGCAGTCCAAGAAGGGTGGCAAGCCCAAGCCGCCGTCTCTTGGAAAGCTCGCTGAAAAAGCAGCGCATTATCGCATCTGGCACACCAAGCTCGGACTTTCCCGTTTTGTTTCGCAGGTCGAAATGCAGCTCATGCTTGAGCGTGTGATGCGTCGTGCTCGTATTCCAGTGAGTTTTTCTGCTGGGTTCCATCCGCTTCCGCGTATGTCGTTTGGCATGGCGCTCCCCGTTGGCGTCGAGAGTGAGCAGGAGTGGTTCAACCTCTTCCTGCGTGAGCCTATGGAAGCTGGTGAGCTTGCTCGCCGTCTCTCTTCCGAGTTGCCCGCAGGCTTTGATGTTGTTCGTATTGAGCCGCTCTCTCTCGGCAAGAAGCAGCCTCAGCCCGTTGTCGAGGACTTTGTTTTGAATTTCCTCAATGCTGAGAAAGCCTCGCAGTGGATTCAGCAGTGGAACAAGGCTATGGAGCAGGACGAAATCTTGTGGACTCGCGAGACCAAGAAAGGCCCACGCACTGTCGACATCAGGAAGATCGTTGGCCGTTTTGAGTCACCAGCTCCGACAACCCTCGTTCTCCGTTTTGACTGGCGTGTGAAGTATGTTAACCCCATGCGTCTTATCCTCGCTATCCTCCCTGATTTGCAGCAGAATGAATTCCTGCTGCGCAAAGTGAATCAGTGGATGGAAGCTCCTACTGAGTAA